In Reinekea thalattae, a genomic segment contains:
- a CDS encoding circularly permuted type 2 ATP-grasp protein: protein MKGLTSHYNSKDFFDELIDSQGKPRQPAKQLFHYLNNLTEDELEKRKLMAEATVQEMGISFTVYTEEGNIDRAWPFDIVPRTIDAKDWRLADAGLKQRLKALNLFIDDLYHDQNVIKDGIIPEHIIKDSKNFRPECVGVSPAHGVWAHICGTDLVRADDGEFYVLEDNLRVPSGVSYMLENRAITKRVLPELFENDHILPIDSYTSQLFDTLVSLSPRAIENPEIVVLTPGIYNSAYFEHAFLAQQMGTELVEGSDLFVASDDCVYMKTINGPERVDVIYRRIDDLFLDPEAFDSDSVLGVAGLMRAWRKGNVALANAPGAGVADDKVVYAYVPDIIRYYLNEEPILKNVETFLCEDEEQRAYVLENLDKLVVKPANESGGYGMLVGPHSTKKEQATFAELIKKKPRNYIAQPTLKLSTSPTLVAKGTLEPRHLDLRPFILQGKDIHVTTGGLTRVAMKKGSLVVNSSQGGGSKDTWIVDTEAK from the coding sequence ATGAAAGGTTTAACGAGCCACTATAACTCGAAAGATTTTTTTGATGAACTGATCGATTCACAAGGAAAACCTCGGCAACCTGCCAAGCAGCTATTCCATTACCTAAATAACTTAACGGAAGACGAATTAGAAAAAAGAAAATTGATGGCTGAAGCAACCGTTCAAGAAATGGGCATCAGCTTTACGGTATACACAGAAGAAGGCAATATCGACAGAGCTTGGCCGTTTGATATCGTTCCACGCACCATCGATGCCAAAGACTGGCGCTTAGCCGATGCCGGTTTAAAACAACGTTTAAAAGCTCTTAACCTTTTTATTGACGATTTATATCACGATCAAAACGTCATCAAAGACGGCATCATTCCTGAACACATCATTAAAGATTCCAAAAATTTCCGGCCAGAATGTGTCGGCGTTTCTCCAGCTCACGGCGTTTGGGCACATATTTGCGGTACCGATTTAGTACGCGCCGATGACGGCGAATTTTATGTTTTGGAAGACAACTTAAGAGTACCTTCGGGCGTCTCTTACATGTTAGAAAATCGCGCCATTACAAAACGTGTATTGCCAGAGCTATTTGAAAACGACCATATTCTACCGATCGATTCCTATACTTCTCAACTGTTTGACACGTTAGTTTCGTTATCTCCTCGTGCTATAGAAAACCCAGAAATCGTTGTCTTAACGCCTGGCATCTATAACTCTGCTTATTTTGAGCATGCTTTTTTAGCCCAACAGATGGGAACAGAATTGGTTGAAGGCAGTGATCTTTTTGTGGCTAGCGATGATTGTGTTTACATGAAAACAATTAATGGCCCAGAAAGAGTCGATGTTATTTATCGCCGTATCGACGATCTCTTTTTAGACCCAGAAGCTTTCGATTCTGATTCCGTGCTGGGTGTTGCAGGCTTAATGCGCGCTTGGCGCAAAGGCAATGTTGCATTGGCGAATGCACCCGGCGCTGGCGTTGCAGACGACAAAGTAGTTTACGCCTATGTTCCAGACATTATTCGTTACTATTTAAACGAAGAACCGATATTAAAAAATGTTGAAACCTTTTTATGCGAGGATGAAGAACAGCGAGCCTATGTATTAGAAAATTTGGATAAATTAGTGGTTAAACCCGCTAACGAGTCCGGCGGCTATGGCATGCTTGTAGGGCCTCACTCAACCAAAAAAGAACAGGCAACATTCGCAGAATTAATCAAAAAGAAACCTCGCAACTACATTGCGCAACCGACGTTAAAACTGTCTACCTCACCAACGCTTGTCGCCAAAGGCACACTCGAACCAAGACACTTAGATCTTCGACCTTTTATTTTACAGGGTAAGGATATTCATGTGACTACCGGTGGATTAACACGCGTCGCCATGAAAAAAGGTTCGCTAGTGGTTAACTCATCTCAGGGCGGCGGCAGCAAAGATACCTGGATTGTCGATACGGAGGCTAAATAA
- a CDS encoding peptide ligase PGM1-related protein, producing the protein MNHLTDLGLIAETIGRQPTTVVVLPSISLGYLTRRFRPDLDNFEETFLFHLFWLAKSNIELIFIFTEGFDKHLIDHSLYTVAQHLNTKQSSLRSRIQILTVPSSQEGLSASLYQSPQHLEQLATLLNHRQAVISAWQVGHYEISVAQELDCRLLSGNAACAKYDNKSAGRKLAQAAGVATAVGVEDIYSLTCAQKQMSLLAKQAAAGREFILKLNKEDGGSGIGYLKLDQSLNNIEQLTISKNIPKAQFEQQLAVQGAVLEQMIVADVIAVPSIKLFISDSGEAQVLATHDQLEDAEVYLGVHFPANAAYRNELIQQGLKLAKQCCKVGIRGLFSIDFLAKHNPTTGTWQLYFLELNLRASATTHPYFWTKYLTGAQYNNDSGHLEKNGEQFFYNAYEHFQHPLLNTIDTQKIIRACHEQGLSYCRQKQTGVHLHMLSMINAFNRFGATIIGTSQQQIEELSTELNTLIQKLCEQTEGHFSTDEKKPAKKLVL; encoded by the coding sequence ATGAACCATCTGACTGATTTAGGCTTAATTGCAGAAACTATTGGTCGGCAACCGACCACCGTCGTCGTTTTGCCCAGCATATCCCTCGGTTATTTAACGCGCCGCTTTCGGCCCGACCTAGATAACTTTGAAGAAACCTTTTTGTTCCATCTATTTTGGCTAGCCAAATCCAATATCGAACTGATTTTTATTTTTACAGAAGGCTTCGATAAACACCTAATCGATCATTCACTCTATACCGTGGCTCAACATCTTAATACGAAACAATCATCGTTGCGCAGCCGTATTCAAATCCTTACCGTGCCTTCCTCTCAAGAAGGACTCAGCGCCAGCCTTTATCAATCGCCACAACATCTTGAACAGTTAGCAACGCTATTAAATCACCGCCAGGCTGTTATTTCGGCTTGGCAGGTCGGCCACTATGAAATTTCCGTAGCACAAGAATTAGATTGCCGATTACTTTCCGGCAACGCCGCCTGTGCTAAATACGATAATAAATCAGCAGGGCGGAAACTGGCGCAGGCCGCTGGCGTGGCAACAGCAGTGGGTGTCGAAGATATTTACTCTCTTACCTGCGCACAGAAACAGATGAGCCTGCTAGCAAAGCAGGCAGCGGCTGGCAGAGAATTTATTCTAAAGCTCAATAAAGAAGACGGCGGCAGCGGTATCGGCTACCTCAAGCTCGATCAAAGTCTCAATAACATCGAACAGCTGACCATCAGCAAAAACATTCCGAAAGCCCAATTTGAACAACAACTCGCCGTGCAAGGCGCTGTTCTTGAGCAAATGATTGTTGCCGACGTGATCGCGGTGCCAAGCATTAAGCTGTTTATTTCCGACAGCGGAGAAGCCCAAGTATTAGCAACACACGACCAATTAGAAGATGCCGAAGTCTACCTCGGCGTACACTTTCCAGCCAACGCCGCTTACCGTAATGAGCTGATTCAGCAAGGTTTAAAATTAGCGAAACAGTGCTGTAAGGTTGGTATTCGCGGTCTATTTTCGATTGATTTTTTAGCCAAGCACAACCCAACCACCGGCACTTGGCAACTGTATTTTTTAGAGCTGAACTTACGCGCCAGCGCAACAACTCATCCTTATTTTTGGACCAAGTACTTAACCGGCGCGCAGTATAATAACGACAGTGGGCATCTAGAAAAAAATGGTGAACAATTTTTTTATAACGCTTACGAACACTTCCAGCATCCGCTATTAAACACAATCGATACACAAAAAATTATTCGAGCCTGCCACGAACAGGGACTCAGTTACTGCCGCCAAAAACAAACCGGCGTACATCTGCATATGCTCAGCATGATTAACGCCTTTAATCGATTCGGCGCAACCATCATCGGCACCAGCCAACAACAGATCGAAGAACTCAGCACCGAGTTAAATACACTGATACAAAAACTCTGTGAACAAACCGAAGGGCACTTTTCGACAGACGAAAAAAAACCAGCTAAAAAGCTGGTTCTTTAA
- a CDS encoding alpha-E domain-containing protein: MLSRVAERLYWSARYLERVENTARLISVYDELLFDLPRDIEISWYNLIEIISGEEEFENRYKVKDERNVVKFLLADDSNSSSVLSSLKMVRENIRTTRDVVPEEMWELINELDLYVTSNIKQGINRSDRHSYLNTIIEGCQKVIGLLAATMSRDAGWHFLIMGRYLERADMNTRILDAATKLILQSKKDKSVRLGQIVWSKVLRSQSAYLDYRRTMRTSINGAKAATFLIKDAYFPRTLAYCFSQIRESAEQLPQGENNIKGDIDRLSNGHYRIESSHDLNEHFSEYLNDIQLDIIKINQQITENWFNFHLAD, translated from the coding sequence ATGTTATCAAGAGTTGCAGAACGCCTCTATTGGAGCGCACGCTATTTAGAACGAGTTGAAAATACCGCGCGACTCATCAGTGTTTATGATGAACTATTATTTGACTTACCTCGGGATATAGAAATTTCTTGGTACAATTTAATCGAAATTATCAGTGGCGAAGAAGAATTTGAAAATCGCTATAAGGTTAAAGACGAACGTAACGTTGTGAAGTTTTTGTTAGCTGATGATTCCAACTCAAGTTCGGTACTGTCATCATTAAAAATGGTGCGTGAAAATATCAGAACAACGCGCGATGTTGTGCCTGAAGAAATGTGGGAATTAATAAACGAACTCGACCTTTATGTCACCAGCAATATCAAGCAGGGCATTAACCGTTCTGATCGTCATAGCTACCTAAATACCATTATCGAAGGCTGCCAAAAAGTGATTGGCTTGCTGGCGGCAACCATGAGTCGAGATGCCGGTTGGCATTTTTTAATTATGGGGCGCTACCTAGAGCGAGCCGACATGAACACTCGAATTCTCGATGCGGCAACCAAACTTATTTTGCAATCTAAAAAGGATAAGAGCGTGCGGCTTGGCCAAATTGTTTGGTCCAAAGTACTGCGTTCACAGAGTGCTTACTTAGATTATCGACGCACCATGCGAACCTCTATTAACGGTGCAAAAGCGGCAACCTTTTTAATTAAAGATGCTTATTTCCCGAGAACACTGGCCTATTGCTTTAGCCAAATTCGTGAATCTGCGGAGCAGCTACCTCAAGGCGAAAATAACATTAAGGGAGATATTGATCGGCTCAGTAATGGTCATTATCGCATTGAAAGCTCTCATGACTTAAATGAGCACTTCAGTGAATATCTCAATGACATTCAGCTAGACATTATTAAAATCAACCAACAAATTACCGAGAATTGGTTTAACTTTCATCTAGCGGACTAA
- a CDS encoding tetratricopeptide repeat-containing sulfotransferase family protein, translated as MTEAAAQQTINLALQKAENLEKSGEVGLAKTLYEHLVKTLPHVHQAWYRLGVIAENNNQLKEAAKLISNASLAKPDNFLYHRELNRIYLVIGDIEKAIISGEQATATNPKDSSSFYYYGAALQSNNDTKSAITAFTKAIKLNPQLAQGFYNLGVCYGSINDFKNAEKNYLKSLSINPNSTTVVYNLAGTYLENGNTDAAIQRFNDILNIQPDHMESHFNLSRLKKYSGNSDKHFEILKSLSREISRYSPKEQAHYWLSIGKAYEDTADIESAFEAFQTANKTYRKTFTYDTKNTKTLTSELQKIPLIKPDNQNSASNHSPIFIVGMPRSGSTLIEQILDSHSRVSGLGEIPDFQKSINTVLSKKGINYLEFLKSATNEDLNLIGEQYINSIKYKNSVSERLVNKLPNNIFNVALIYKIFPNAKIIHSLRDPMDTCMSNYKLLFNEPQPFAYDMEELGVYCRILDNLGLYWSNNLPDNFYYRIEYESLVNNLENEAKKLIDFCELEWEQNCVKFYNHKRKVKTASQHQVTKPIYTTSIKSWKKYEPYIQPMIDAYNTEIDYNL; from the coding sequence ATGACCGAAGCCGCCGCACAACAGACTATAAACCTAGCCTTACAAAAAGCAGAAAACCTAGAAAAGTCAGGTGAAGTTGGCCTAGCTAAAACGCTTTATGAGCATCTAGTCAAGACACTTCCTCATGTTCATCAAGCCTGGTATCGATTAGGCGTTATTGCTGAAAATAATAACCAACTGAAAGAAGCAGCTAAGCTAATTTCAAATGCGTCTTTGGCTAAGCCTGATAACTTTCTCTATCACAGAGAGCTAAACAGAATATATTTAGTAATCGGCGATATCGAGAAAGCAATCATATCTGGTGAGCAAGCAACCGCAACAAATCCAAAAGACTCTAGCAGCTTTTATTATTACGGTGCGGCCTTACAATCAAATAATGATACAAAGAGTGCAATTACCGCATTTACCAAGGCAATAAAACTGAACCCTCAGTTAGCTCAAGGGTTCTACAATCTAGGAGTGTGTTACGGATCTATTAATGACTTCAAGAATGCAGAAAAAAATTATCTGAAATCATTAAGTATCAACCCAAACTCAACAACTGTTGTATACAACTTGGCTGGAACCTATTTAGAAAATGGGAATACCGATGCCGCGATACAGCGATTTAACGATATCTTAAATATTCAGCCCGACCATATGGAATCACACTTCAACCTATCTAGATTGAAAAAATATTCAGGAAATAGCGATAAGCACTTTGAGATATTAAAAAGCCTTTCACGAGAAATTTCACGGTACTCACCAAAAGAGCAAGCTCATTACTGGCTCTCCATTGGAAAAGCTTACGAAGATACTGCCGATATAGAAAGCGCATTCGAGGCATTTCAAACTGCAAATAAAACCTATAGAAAGACCTTCACCTATGATACGAAAAATACAAAAACATTAACAAGCGAATTACAAAAAATCCCTCTAATAAAGCCAGACAATCAGAACTCAGCCTCAAATCATTCTCCGATCTTTATTGTTGGCATGCCAAGGTCAGGATCAACTCTAATAGAACAGATTCTAGACTCTCATTCTCGTGTATCTGGATTAGGTGAAATACCAGATTTTCAAAAATCTATAAATACCGTTCTGAGTAAAAAAGGTATTAATTATTTAGAATTTTTAAAATCAGCAACCAATGAAGACCTAAATCTTATAGGAGAGCAATACATTAACTCTATTAAGTATAAAAATTCAGTTAGTGAGAGACTTGTAAATAAGCTACCGAATAATATTTTTAACGTAGCGCTGATATATAAGATATTTCCAAATGCAAAAATAATACATTCATTACGCGACCCTATGGACACTTGCATGTCTAATTACAAGCTTCTTTTTAACGAACCGCAACCATTTGCGTACGACATGGAAGAGCTAGGGGTATACTGCAGAATATTAGATAACCTTGGTCTATATTGGAGCAATAATTTACCTGATAATTTTTACTATCGCATTGAATACGAAAGCCTAGTTAACAACCTTGAAAATGAAGCAAAAAAACTTATCGATTTTTGCGAGTTAGAATGGGAGCAAAATTGCGTGAAGTTCTATAATCATAAGAGAAAAGTAAAAACCGCCAGCCAACACCAGGTCACTAAACCAATTTACACAACATCGATTAAATCCTGGAAAAAGTATGAACCCTACATTCAGCCGATGATCGACGCCTACAATACTGAAATTGATTACAACTTATGA
- a CDS encoding tetratricopeptide repeat protein: MTLNQRNISSYIEKELAKGAELQQAGKFDLAETVYKELLIKHPEVAEGWFHLGMIAYHFKRPDIAIRFISKAAHFDKKMRNTIARFLKSLVS, from the coding sequence ATGACTCTTAACCAGAGAAATATATCGAGCTACATCGAGAAAGAACTTGCCAAAGGCGCTGAGTTACAACAGGCAGGTAAGTTCGATTTAGCTGAAACTGTTTATAAAGAGCTTTTGATAAAGCATCCTGAAGTGGCTGAAGGCTGGTTTCATCTAGGAATGATTGCCTATCACTTTAAACGACCTGACATCGCTATTCGATTTATTAGTAAAGCAGCACACTTTGATAAAAAAATGCGCAATACCATTGCACGCTTTCTAAAATCGCTAGTGAGCTAG
- a CDS encoding circularly permuted type 2 ATP-grasp protein, whose protein sequence is MTMDIESGSFNNPLTALLYDQPAHAYDEAFTDQRKAREHWRYLLHRLQELGDEGILMRQQRAQHILREDGAIYDLTSDHQTAGPRVWSLDILPHLISHAQWAETERGLVQRSTLFDAIFKDLYGAQELIKSGTLPAAAIFNNPSFLRQCHGIKTPGQHQLLLHAVDMVKGSDGHYRVLTDRAQIPSGAGYALENRTVMSRVMPNIYRDSQVRRLAPFFQSMKTMLSSLAGHWTDTPNIVILTPGVYSSNYFEQAFLTNYLGYPLVQGRDLTVRNGSVWMKSLNGLVRVDVIVRHVDDDYCDQAELRTDSLLGVAGLLEVARAGNVVLANPLGSGLLEAPTLHKYLPDICQFLLGEPLITPSVTTYWCGDADDLNYVLAHLDQLIIKPVSRKYHERSIYGHTLDKQALAEVKLRIQQQPQLYVAQDYLTGSMTPVWQESRLTAKPSLLRTFTCASEQGYKLMPGGLLRTGDAASGMIASNLSMSNTKDTWVLAEKPEQPMSLLQNKPAPQAAMQGNIPSRVVENLFWMGRYAERIEMNARMLRTLFNKLQGLYPLSLESRRLLLQSISIQTQCSLQLLSADDDLLNQPDMALAAIITNGQQPGSVKSDLYALLNCSEQAKERLSSDSRIIVNGLYDQIHQLDQAYQFGLPLAPEEPLNHLVTALLALAGLYHESTLRGQSWSFQQIGRCTERALKTATLLRASLSYPLAEAHQQEVLESILLSSEALISFHRRYKNYANLADALELLITDKSNPRSLMYQFEQLNQCVVQLPRSAPNQGVSTEYKLIQSCLIDIKHADLDKLASIDSDGNYREQLNQFMSSLIERLEQLTTVISDKYFDHTTEPHKLVHSSRGPAL, encoded by the coding sequence ATGACTATGGATATCGAGTCTGGCTCGTTTAACAATCCGCTAACGGCGCTGCTGTATGATCAGCCAGCGCACGCGTATGATGAAGCCTTTACCGACCAACGCAAAGCTCGCGAGCATTGGCGTTACCTATTGCATCGCCTGCAAGAATTAGGCGATGAAGGTATTCTAATGCGCCAACAACGAGCGCAGCATATTCTTCGTGAAGACGGCGCCATCTACGACCTGACCAGCGACCACCAAACCGCTGGGCCTCGTGTCTGGTCTTTGGATATCTTGCCGCACCTGATCAGCCATGCCCAATGGGCCGAAACCGAGCGAGGCCTAGTGCAGCGTTCAACCCTGTTCGACGCTATATTTAAAGATTTATACGGCGCACAAGAACTGATCAAAAGCGGGACTCTACCTGCCGCTGCAATCTTTAATAATCCGAGCTTTTTAAGGCAATGCCACGGCATAAAAACGCCCGGCCAGCACCAGCTGCTCTTGCATGCTGTGGATATGGTAAAAGGCAGTGACGGTCACTATCGAGTACTCACCGACCGAGCCCAAATTCCGAGCGGTGCAGGCTATGCATTGGAAAACCGAACGGTTATGTCACGGGTGATGCCTAACATCTATCGCGACAGTCAGGTGCGTCGACTAGCGCCATTTTTTCAGTCAATGAAGACCATGTTGTCGTCTCTGGCCGGCCACTGGACAGATACACCCAACATCGTCATTTTAACGCCCGGCGTATACAGCAGTAATTATTTTGAACAGGCTTTTTTGACCAACTACCTCGGCTATCCATTAGTGCAGGGACGCGATCTCACCGTCCGCAATGGCTCGGTATGGATGAAATCGTTAAATGGTTTAGTACGCGTCGACGTCATCGTGCGCCATGTCGATGACGACTATTGCGATCAGGCCGAATTACGTACCGACTCACTACTCGGCGTCGCCGGTTTGCTCGAAGTCGCCCGTGCTGGCAATGTTGTGCTGGCCAATCCTTTAGGCAGCGGCCTGTTAGAAGCGCCAACATTACATAAATACCTGCCCGATATTTGCCAATTTTTATTAGGTGAACCACTCATCACGCCATCAGTCACGACCTATTGGTGCGGCGATGCAGACGATCTCAACTATGTGCTGGCCCACTTGGATCAGCTGATCATTAAACCGGTATCGCGCAAATATCACGAACGCAGCATCTATGGTCATACTCTAGATAAACAGGCACTGGCCGAGGTTAAATTACGTATTCAGCAACAACCGCAGCTGTATGTCGCTCAAGACTATTTAACCGGCTCCATGACGCCAGTTTGGCAAGAAAGTAGATTAACTGCCAAGCCCAGTTTATTACGAACCTTTACCTGCGCCAGTGAGCAAGGCTATAAACTGATGCCCGGAGGCTTATTACGCACCGGCGATGCGGCCTCAGGAATGATCGCTTCGAACCTTTCTATGTCTAACACTAAAGACACCTGGGTGCTGGCCGAAAAACCTGAGCAGCCGATGTCGTTGTTGCAGAACAAGCCCGCACCGCAAGCTGCGATGCAGGGCAATATTCCCAGCCGCGTTGTCGAAAATTTATTTTGGATGGGTCGCTACGCCGAACGTATCGAAATGAATGCGCGCATGTTGCGTACGCTATTTAATAAATTGCAGGGGCTGTACCCTCTGTCATTAGAAAGTCGGCGGCTGTTATTGCAATCTATCTCGATACAAACGCAATGTTCACTGCAATTACTCAGTGCCGATGATGACTTACTCAATCAGCCAGATATGGCTCTGGCGGCAATCATCACCAACGGTCAACAACCCGGCTCGGTGAAGTCCGACCTCTATGCCTTACTCAACTGCAGCGAACAGGCCAAAGAGCGGTTGTCTTCTGATTCACGAATCATCGTCAATGGTTTGTACGATCAAATACATCAGCTCGACCAAGCCTATCAATTTGGCTTACCACTGGCCCCAGAAGAGCCGTTAAACCATTTGGTAACAGCCTTACTGGCATTAGCAGGGCTGTATCATGAAAGCACGTTACGCGGTCAATCTTGGTCGTTCCAGCAAATAGGACGTTGCACCGAACGAGCCTTAAAAACCGCAACACTGTTAAGAGCGTCGCTCAGCTATCCGTTAGCAGAAGCACATCAACAAGAGGTTTTAGAGTCGATCCTACTCAGCTCTGAAGCACTCATCTCATTCCACCGGCGCTATAAAAACTACGCCAACCTCGCCGATGCCTTGGAACTTTTAATTACCGACAAAAGCAATCCTCGTTCATTGATGTACCAGTTTGAACAGCTCAATCAATGCGTCGTGCAATTGCCACGCAGTGCGCCCAATCAGGGAGTCAGCACGGAGTACAAACTTATTCAAAGCTGCTTAATCGACATCAAACATGCCGATCTCGATAAGCTGGCAAGCATCGACAGCGATGGCAATTATCGTGAACAGCTTAATCAATTTATGTCATCTTTAATCGAGCGGCTCGAGCAATTAACCACGGTCATCAGTGACAAGTATTTCGATCACACCACCGAACCTCATAAGCTTGTACATTCGAGCCGAGGGCCCGCTTTATGA
- a CDS encoding transglutaminase family protein, whose product MKYQVRHLTQYDYSAPVSLCYNRAHLIPRDTQTQHCLDHQIKITPEPAYQRGGKDYFENFTLYFSIEEPHSTLAIEVISDIERRPIDTSQWLPFQELTCGQLRQTLSQADSPELRLAQEYLFDSTHIHRSPLLQQYCEDIFADDRPVIAALQQLTEKIFHEFTFDASATNVATPIEQVLQQRSGVCQDFAHLAIGCLRSVGIPARYISGYLETLPPPGEEKLVGADASHAWFAAFIPELGWLEFDPTNNILPDEQHLTTAWGRDYADVTPLQGVIFDGGDSQYMSVSVDVKRLDD is encoded by the coding sequence ATGAAATACCAAGTTCGTCACCTAACCCAATACGACTACAGCGCACCTGTGAGTCTGTGCTACAACCGCGCGCACCTGATTCCCAGAGACACGCAAACACAACATTGCTTAGACCACCAAATCAAAATAACACCAGAACCTGCATACCAACGTGGTGGCAAAGACTATTTTGAAAACTTCACGTTGTATTTTTCAATTGAAGAGCCACACTCGACACTGGCCATTGAAGTGATCAGCGATATCGAAAGACGACCTATCGATACTAGCCAGTGGCTGCCCTTTCAAGAATTGACCTGCGGCCAATTACGACAAACGCTGAGCCAAGCTGACAGCCCTGAATTACGACTGGCACAGGAGTACCTGTTTGATTCAACCCACATTCACCGCTCGCCATTATTGCAACAGTATTGCGAAGATATTTTCGCCGATGATCGCCCTGTCATAGCGGCCTTACAGCAGCTCACCGAAAAAATATTCCATGAATTCACCTTTGATGCCAGCGCTACCAACGTCGCAACGCCTATCGAGCAGGTTTTGCAACAACGCAGTGGCGTGTGCCAAGACTTTGCTCATCTAGCGATTGGCTGCTTGCGCTCGGTCGGTATTCCAGCACGCTACATCAGTGGCTATTTAGAAACCCTTCCACCACCGGGTGAAGAAAAACTCGTCGGTGCCGATGCCTCTCACGCTTGGTTTGCCGCCTTTATCCCCGAGCTCGGCTGGTTAGAATTTGACCCTACCAACAACATTCTGCCCGATGAACAACATCTGACCACCGCCTGGGGGCGTGATTATGCCGATGTGACGCCGTTACAAGGCGTTATTTTTGACGGCGGTGATAGTCAATATATGAGCGTTTCTGTCGACGTTAAACGACTCGACGACTGA
- a CDS encoding tetratricopeptide repeat-containing sulfotransferase family protein, whose product MLHGEYAVRYDPEKAVTHFYYGTAFLGEKEFEQAAELFKKSIELDPNMVQAYINLGSAYGNLDRHDLARENYLNAIRLDPNRFKAHLNLATLELTEGNIEEATKQFESIITLNPDNLSAHRNLSRLKKYTDGDPHIEILEKINPNIHRYSIEDQVDYWFTLGKVYQDLKNYKLAFEAFDIANQLHRKTFKTDSGDFLEFFELLKGQYSESISHRNLDITHDDTPIFIVGMPRSGTTLTEQILDSHSQISGAGELTDLQDTILELQKTGESPDLNWLMNATDAQLTTIQQRYLERLKNRYPKAKKIVNKLPGNALYVGLIYQLFPHAKVIHAMRDPIDTCVSIYTLKFSEPIAYAYNLTELGTYCRQCDDIMQHWKSILPNDFIYSLQYESLVEDVETYARELINFCGLDWEDHCVEFYNNKRVVKTASQNQVNKPIYKDSVKRWKHYEPYLQPLIESYYSS is encoded by the coding sequence TTGCTACATGGTGAGTACGCTGTTAGGTATGACCCGGAAAAAGCCGTTACTCATTTTTACTACGGTACTGCATTTTTAGGTGAGAAAGAATTTGAACAGGCAGCCGAGCTCTTCAAAAAATCTATTGAACTTGACCCAAACATGGTTCAAGCCTACATCAATTTAGGCAGCGCCTATGGAAACTTAGACCGCCATGACCTAGCTAGAGAAAACTACCTAAACGCTATTAGGCTTGACCCTAATCGATTCAAAGCCCATCTAAATCTTGCGACCTTAGAACTTACGGAGGGTAATATAGAAGAAGCGACTAAGCAGTTTGAAAGTATTATTACATTAAATCCAGATAATTTAAGTGCGCATCGAAACCTTTCTCGGTTAAAAAAATATACCGACGGCGACCCTCATATAGAGATACTTGAAAAAATAAACCCTAACATTCATCGCTACTCAATTGAGGACCAAGTTGATTACTGGTTTACATTAGGCAAAGTCTATCAAGATTTAAAAAACTATAAGCTCGCATTCGAAGCTTTTGATATTGCAAACCAGCTGCATCGCAAAACCTTTAAAACCGATAGCGGTGACTTTTTAGAGTTTTTTGAATTACTAAAAGGTCAATATAGCGAATCAATTTCACACCGAAATCTCGATATCACTCACGATGATACTCCTATCTTTATCGTCGGCATGCCTCGATCTGGTACAACACTGACAGAACAAATTTTAGATTCTCACTCTCAAATATCGGGAGCTGGCGAACTTACTGATCTTCAAGATACTATTTTAGAACTACAAAAAACTGGAGAGTCGCCGGATTTAAATTGGTTAATGAACGCAACGGACGCCCAACTCACGACAATTCAACAGCGCTACCTTGAGCGCTTAAAAAATCGCTACCCAAAAGCAAAAAAAATCGTCAATAAATTACCAGGGAACGCACTCTATGTCGGGCTTATATATCAACTATTTCCTCACGCCAAAGTCATACATGCTATGCGCGACCCTATTGACACCTGCGTATCCATTTATACTCTGAAATTCAGTGAACCTATCGCTTACGCTTACAACTTAACAGAACTAGGTACTTACTGCCGACAATGTGATGATATTATGCAGCACTGGAAGAGTATTCTACCGAATGATTTTATATACAGCCTGCAATACGAATCACTTGTTGAAGACGTAGAAACATACGCACGCGAGCTTATTAATTTTTGCGGACTAGATTGGGAAGACCATTGCGTCGAGTTTTATAATAATAAGCGGGTTGTTAAAACTGCCAGTCAAAATCAAGTTAATAAGCCTATCTATAAGGACTCAGTAAAACGCTGGAAACATTATGAACCTTACCTCCAGCCACTTATCGAAAGTTATTATTCATCCTAA